The following proteins come from a genomic window of Burkholderia stabilis:
- the rpoS gene encoding RNA polymerase sigma factor RpoS, producing the protein MPKSKRHEPQAESEKISRATQASVGRAGASTDDEDDVAENERDLEARDAEADGGDDERESRPEASPDVDDFRTLLQAELTADTIQHYLNRISVKPLLTVEEEQRYSRLAKAGEFEARQVMIERNLRLVVSIAKGYLNRGVPLLDLIEEGNLGLMHAIEKFDPTRGFRFSTYATWWIRQSIERAIMNQARTVRLPVHVIRELNQVLRAKRHLEKNSMSTGEAAERREASIDDIAYLTGKTAEEVTDILALNEHTASLDAPLDLDPASSLLDLLPDDQSQSPDAEVQHRELETLTRAWLSRLSDKHRHVIERRFGLNHIEPATLEELADEMGLTRERVRQIQQEALVRLKRFFASNGVRKDAVL; encoded by the coding sequence GAGCTGGCGCTTCGACGGACGACGAAGACGACGTCGCGGAAAACGAACGTGATCTCGAGGCGCGCGACGCCGAGGCGGACGGTGGCGACGACGAACGCGAAAGCCGTCCGGAAGCATCGCCCGATGTCGACGATTTCCGCACGCTGCTGCAGGCCGAACTCACGGCCGACACGATCCAGCATTACCTGAACCGCATCAGCGTGAAGCCGCTGCTGACCGTCGAGGAAGAGCAGCGCTATTCCCGTCTCGCGAAGGCCGGCGAATTCGAGGCGCGGCAGGTGATGATCGAACGCAACCTGCGTCTCGTCGTCAGCATCGCGAAGGGGTATCTGAACCGCGGCGTGCCGCTGCTCGACCTGATCGAGGAAGGCAACCTCGGCCTGATGCACGCGATCGAGAAGTTCGACCCGACGCGCGGCTTCCGTTTCTCGACCTATGCGACGTGGTGGATCCGCCAGAGCATCGAGCGGGCCATCATGAACCAGGCCCGCACGGTGCGCCTGCCGGTGCACGTGATCCGCGAGCTGAACCAGGTGCTGCGTGCGAAGCGCCACCTCGAAAAGAATTCGATGTCGACGGGCGAGGCGGCCGAGCGCCGCGAAGCCAGTATCGACGACATCGCCTATCTCACCGGCAAGACCGCCGAGGAAGTCACCGACATCCTCGCGCTCAACGAGCACACGGCGTCGCTCGACGCGCCGCTCGACCTCGATCCCGCAAGCAGCCTGCTCGACCTGTTGCCCGACGACCAGAGCCAGTCGCCCGACGCCGAAGTGCAGCACCGCGAGCTCGAGACGCTCACGCGGGCGTGGCTGTCGCGACTGTCCGACAAGCATCGGCACGTGATCGAGCGCCGCTTCGGCCTGAACCACATCGAACCGGCGACGCTCGAGGAGCTGGCCGACGAGATGGGGCTCACGCGCGAGCGCGTGCGGCAGATCCAGCAGGAAGCGCTGGTGCGCCTCAAGCGGTTCTTTGCCTCCAATGGCGTGCGCAAGGACGCCGTTCTGTAA
- a CDS encoding 3'-5' exonuclease, which yields MTPILVFDIETIPDVDGIRRLEALPATLDDAAVAEHAFAARREKTGSDFLPHHLQRIAAISCVFRDNNGFRVRSLGTPQDNEAALIQSFYRVIEKYTPQLVSWNGGGFDLPVLHYRALLHGIPATRYWDLGEDDREFKWNNYISRYHSRHTDLMDVLAMYQARANAPLDALAKLCGFPGKLGMDGSQVWPAFQDGRIDEIRNYCETDVVNTYLLYCRFQLMRGGLTQSEYADEILLVKNALAQEPASHWAEYLAGFDA from the coding sequence ATGACTCCGATTCTTGTTTTTGACATCGAGACGATTCCCGATGTCGACGGCATTCGCCGTCTGGAAGCGCTGCCCGCGACGCTCGACGATGCCGCGGTGGCCGAACATGCCTTCGCCGCCCGCCGCGAGAAGACCGGCAGCGATTTCCTGCCGCACCACCTGCAGCGCATCGCGGCGATCTCGTGCGTGTTTCGCGACAACAACGGTTTTCGCGTCCGTTCGCTCGGCACGCCGCAGGACAACGAAGCAGCGCTGATCCAGTCGTTCTACCGCGTGATCGAGAAATACACGCCGCAGCTCGTATCGTGGAACGGCGGCGGCTTCGACCTGCCGGTGCTGCATTACCGTGCGCTCTTGCACGGCATCCCCGCGACCCGCTACTGGGATCTCGGCGAGGACGACCGTGAATTCAAGTGGAACAACTACATCTCGCGCTATCACTCGCGGCATACCGATCTGATGGACGTGCTCGCGATGTATCAGGCGCGCGCGAATGCGCCGCTCGACGCGCTCGCGAAGCTGTGCGGCTTTCCGGGCAAGCTCGGGATGGACGGCAGTCAGGTGTGGCCGGCATTCCAGGACGGTCGGATCGACGAAATTCGCAATTATTGCGAGACCGACGTCGTCAACACGTACCTGCTGTATTGCCGGTTCCAGTTGATGCGCGGCGGCCTGACGCAGAGCGAGTATGCGGACGAGATTTTGCTCGTCAAGAACGCACTCGCTCAGGAGCCCGCATCGCACTGGGCCGAATATCTGGCCGGCTTCGACGCGTAA
- a CDS encoding endonuclease/exonuclease/phosphatase family protein gives MRLIDWNIQWGRDADGVVDLSRTVAAIRRLGDFDVLCLQEVTRGFGALPDQPGPDQFAELAALLPGHTIIEAIGADLPAVEPGAPRRQFGNAIATRLPVGRVLRQLLPWPADAGTPSMPRVALDVELQAPFGPLRVVTTHLEYYSPRQRLAQVDALRDRHREACAHAQWPAPAETTDGPFSATGQPRDAIVCGDFNSAFGSDAYRRFLEPITGAPGFVDAWIARHPGRTPPPTAGVYDTVQWSEGPLACDFVFVTDTLLPRVTRCEIDGDVRASDHQPVLLELA, from the coding sequence ATGCGACTGATCGACTGGAACATTCAATGGGGTCGGGACGCGGACGGCGTCGTCGACCTTTCGCGCACCGTCGCAGCAATCCGCCGGCTCGGCGATTTCGACGTGCTGTGCCTGCAGGAGGTGACGCGCGGCTTCGGCGCACTGCCCGACCAGCCCGGCCCCGACCAGTTCGCGGAGCTCGCGGCGCTGCTGCCCGGCCATACGATCATCGAAGCGATCGGCGCCGACCTGCCGGCCGTCGAGCCCGGTGCACCGCGCCGCCAGTTCGGCAACGCGATCGCAACGCGGCTGCCGGTCGGGCGTGTGCTGCGCCAGTTGCTGCCGTGGCCGGCCGACGCCGGCACGCCGTCGATGCCGCGCGTCGCGCTCGACGTCGAACTGCAGGCGCCGTTCGGCCCGCTACGCGTGGTCACCACGCATCTCGAATACTATTCCCCGCGCCAGCGGCTTGCGCAGGTCGACGCGCTGCGCGACCGGCATCGCGAGGCTTGCGCACACGCGCAATGGCCCGCCCCCGCCGAAACGACCGACGGGCCGTTCAGTGCGACCGGCCAGCCGCGCGATGCGATCGTCTGCGGTGATTTCAACAGCGCGTTCGGCAGCGATGCATACCGTCGCTTTCTCGAGCCGATCACCGGTGCGCCGGGCTTCGTCGACGCGTGGATCGCGCGGCACCCCGGTCGCACGCCACCGCCGACGGCCGGCGTCTACGATACGGTGCAATGGTCGGAGGGGCCGCTCGCGTGCGACTTCGTATTCGTGACCGACACGCTGCTGCCGCGCGTCACGCGCTGCGAGATCGACGGCGACGTACGCGCGTCGGATCACCAGCCGGTGCTGCTCGAACTCGCGTGA